In Persicimonas caeni, a single window of DNA contains:
- the rtcA gene encoding RNA 3'-terminal phosphate cyclase — MTEMLTIDGSFGEGGGQILRSSLSLAMITQTPFRIENIRARRRKPGLMRQHLTAVKAAARVSNAHVEGAELGSTELVFEPGPICPGHYEFAVGTAGSTMLVLQTVLPALLLLTESGGESGGESGGEPSEVSVEGGTHNMNAPVFEFLDRAFRPQMQALGAEVSFGLEQHGFYPAGGGRVRATINRGFDPSASLELVERGRLESVEATALLAHLPAHIAEREFAALAEALDVPVDETRTVTLEESRSPGNTLIVDVASENVTEVFTGIGRKGVRAEEVGEETARAVNAYLAGGAPVGPYLADQLLLPMTITSGGVFRTSECTPHTATQLALIPRFVDVGFERIDDEHGTLIRVEK, encoded by the coding sequence ATGACTGAGATGCTCACGATAGATGGATCGTTTGGCGAGGGCGGAGGGCAAATCCTCCGCAGCTCGCTGTCACTAGCCATGATCACCCAGACGCCGTTTCGGATCGAAAATATCCGCGCGCGGCGACGCAAACCGGGGCTGATGCGCCAGCACCTGACCGCCGTGAAGGCGGCGGCGCGGGTGAGCAACGCCCACGTCGAGGGCGCCGAGCTCGGCTCGACCGAGCTCGTCTTCGAGCCGGGGCCTATTTGCCCGGGCCACTACGAGTTCGCCGTGGGCACCGCCGGCAGCACGATGTTGGTGCTGCAGACGGTGCTGCCCGCCCTGCTCCTGCTTACCGAGTCAGGCGGCGAGTCAGGCGGCGAGTCGGGCGGCGAGCCGAGCGAAGTCTCCGTCGAAGGCGGCACACACAACATGAACGCGCCGGTCTTCGAGTTTTTGGACCGCGCGTTCCGCCCGCAGATGCAGGCGCTCGGCGCCGAGGTCTCGTTCGGGCTGGAGCAACACGGGTTCTACCCGGCAGGCGGCGGGCGCGTTCGCGCCACGATCAACCGCGGCTTCGACCCGTCGGCGAGCCTCGAGCTCGTCGAGCGCGGCCGGCTCGAATCGGTGGAGGCGACCGCGCTCTTGGCGCATCTGCCCGCGCATATCGCCGAGCGCGAGTTCGCCGCCCTCGCCGAGGCGCTCGACGTGCCGGTCGACGAGACGCGAACGGTCACGCTCGAGGAGTCGCGCTCCCCTGGCAACACGCTCATCGTCGACGTGGCGAGCGAGAACGTCACCGAGGTCTTCACCGGCATCGGCCGCAAGGGCGTGCGCGCCGAAGAGGTCGGCGAAGAGACCGCCCGCGCCGTCAACGCCTACCTGGCCGGCGGCGCGCCGGTCGGCCCCTATTTGGCCGACCAGTTGCTCTTGCCGATGACGATCACCTCCGGCGGCGTCTTTCGCACGAGCGAGTGCACGCCGCATACGGCGACCCAGCTCGCGCTCATCCCGCGCTTTGTCGACGTCGGATTCGAGCGCATCGACGACGAGCACGGCACCTTGATTCGTGTGGAGAAGTAG
- a CDS encoding alpha-2-macroglobulin family protein: protein MDGKVMMVRAATWVLLATLLAVSPSGCVEYDAEADGEASASSDEVVEEAGELDEVVDKVAASKLPTAATLEADFRTDGPEEVLPRAFVVEFSHDIVARTGRELNGETEIAIEPTLAGRWTFDKRDRLVFRPSDKLEPGDAYKVTIESIGVERTTKNDAGEEEVAVTRLEPRKAWSHTYELPKFELVRMMTPVAVTDKSQAQVDLLFSAPVDPKTVDKYANWRVNGTVAYNVSYARGDKPHVVRATITASAFMKEKGYASVELALAGGLPFDEAHSIRAPAANEHKSVAFGERVQVENVALEEGVDGYYIYVICDDAAVAGGDVYFRNVIGYRDYRVSQRCTPDVDSAKRHIDIEPNVDFDIAPAAAGFQIRGDFKPDNYTVRLRPGLRTIDGGVLDKVVEREYDVGKRSSVVQLVGEGRYIPPEAWNNLAIRHRNVDELEVEVRHIPRENLVFWMSGYRESATARTSNLVGKTTLEPRGKQDVVETLFVDIGDFVGQRKPGVYEVHIRDKNSNSRDTARLLLTDINLLAKRSAKKPDASWSDEVFVWAVDMHTSRPKRGVDVKLIRQSGFVMARCKTGRKGTCRLDVPKKDVDPNAPFAIVASKGDDVTYLKYGELETQLTGADTGGEPYLSPKPYRAAVYGDRDLYRPAEEVHLVGVLRNHGQRAPKKGLPVEYELFDARGRTAESGVVETNEAGVIAVDYQLSDISPTGRWRLRLLVGKKRVAQHDFYVEEFVPERMEVDVEALSEAFYPEDDAKFGVHARYLFGASAKGSNVELRCRLEPKTFQPAGFEGYKFGPAAFEDADHRAVDLGKAVGTIGDDDIATLDCPEVDVAGSTGGRIVATASVFEAGSGRTTDEQASAWFHPTHYYIGLKADVQKVEDGKPVTINGVVVTPDGKPYKEADEVELEIVNLLRNYSWYYHRSRGSHSRRSRWQPLITETKKVAVQDGKFELQITPHEVRDGFAVRARSGKAETALQLETNRRYYWSWWRSRRNNSRTERVEDPTQLEIEGPDEIQVGKRHTIRFNSPYKGRALLTLETHRVVEHDWKEVEPGENTWTFTLDERVPNAYATVFLIKDPHLDSKMAFLPERAFGAKSLAVDRSPYRHKLEVAAPKEVRPNSRLEVVVDAGKLREPMYVTVAAVDEGILSLNNYETPDLTDQLIAKRALGVTTFDTVGWNVQMPEAGQNGPPGGGSGEGGSHHTGRIMPVKPVALWSGLVKLPRSGRKTIAFDVPNYRGELRVMAIAATNKKVASTETAVKVRDPLSIQTTTPRFLTAGDTVQIPVFVTNTTGKAQKVEVAIDAEAIELPGSTFLDELLAPVAFKADTKSATVADGESHTFVFEAKTRARSGGARFKVVARGEGIRSTDQTQLPIHPKQPRERLIQSIKLEDGKTDLSKHLKGWERHTERSTLWVSHIPYGRAFDHLKYLVRYPYGCVEQTSSSTRPMLFLSELMRAADPEGAYSKEQIDERVEAGVNRLLSMQTSQGGFGYWPGARRPDVWGTTIATHTLLDAKKAGYDIPQERLDDALEWLRNQVDNKNYRWANGYTQYVLALTGRANKGTIRRAIDRYEAKTRGWKSEQLYLLKAALYLAGDRRYEDDLKSPRLDADSGERTSWRSYYSDLRRKGFQLNVFVDLFGHDAAGEPLMKAVARGLSEHGYGRYNTQEVTWGVTGLGKWSKTGSNGIKRAVLKADGKKVPAAVNNSHGVSWSLARAADFGSLEIDVQSKGRKTDGRKKGELYLVISSEGVRRKPTVSYGGKGLEVSREFLGTDGQALDKSAHRLGDLAYVRLTVKNTSGRSQQNIALVDRVPAGWEIQNPRHNKNHRALRALYSKRTWSRDYMDVRDSKIAIFGNLSRYEEAQVVYPVRATLAGEFTVPSVHAESMYDADVWARKKRESITVKGPWSGLVD from the coding sequence ATGGATGGCAAGGTGATGATGGTGCGCGCGGCGACTTGGGTGCTCTTGGCGACCCTTCTGGCGGTGTCGCCGAGTGGCTGTGTGGAGTACGACGCGGAGGCGGACGGCGAGGCGTCGGCGAGCTCGGACGAAGTGGTCGAGGAGGCCGGTGAGCTCGACGAGGTGGTCGACAAAGTTGCTGCATCGAAGCTGCCCACGGCGGCGACGCTCGAGGCTGACTTTCGCACCGACGGCCCTGAAGAGGTGTTGCCGCGTGCCTTCGTCGTCGAGTTCAGTCACGACATCGTCGCGCGCACCGGCCGCGAGCTCAACGGCGAGACCGAAATCGCCATCGAGCCCACGCTCGCCGGGCGCTGGACCTTCGACAAGCGCGACCGGCTGGTCTTTCGACCCAGCGACAAGCTCGAGCCAGGCGACGCCTACAAGGTGACCATCGAGTCCATCGGCGTCGAGCGCACCACCAAGAACGACGCGGGCGAAGAAGAGGTCGCGGTGACGCGCCTCGAGCCCCGGAAGGCGTGGTCGCATACCTACGAGCTGCCCAAATTCGAGCTCGTGCGCATGATGACGCCGGTGGCGGTCACCGACAAAAGCCAAGCCCAGGTCGACCTGCTCTTCTCGGCACCGGTCGACCCGAAGACCGTCGACAAATACGCCAACTGGCGGGTCAACGGCACGGTCGCCTACAACGTCAGCTACGCCCGCGGCGACAAGCCGCACGTGGTGCGCGCGACGATCACGGCCAGCGCGTTCATGAAAGAGAAGGGTTACGCGTCGGTCGAGTTGGCGCTGGCCGGCGGGCTTCCGTTCGACGAGGCGCACTCCATCCGAGCGCCGGCGGCCAACGAGCACAAGTCGGTGGCCTTCGGCGAGCGCGTCCAGGTGGAAAACGTCGCCCTCGAAGAAGGCGTCGACGGGTATTATATCTATGTCATTTGCGACGACGCGGCGGTCGCGGGCGGTGACGTCTACTTCCGAAACGTCATCGGCTATCGCGACTACCGGGTCAGCCAGCGGTGTACCCCCGACGTCGACTCGGCCAAACGTCATATCGACATCGAGCCGAATGTCGACTTCGACATCGCCCCGGCGGCCGCAGGCTTCCAGATTCGCGGCGACTTCAAGCCCGACAACTACACCGTTCGGCTGCGCCCGGGCCTGCGCACGATCGACGGCGGTGTGCTCGACAAGGTCGTCGAGCGTGAATACGACGTCGGCAAGCGCTCGTCGGTCGTCCAACTGGTCGGCGAGGGGCGCTACATCCCGCCGGAGGCCTGGAACAACCTGGCGATTCGCCACCGCAATGTCGACGAGCTCGAGGTGGAGGTGCGCCACATTCCGCGCGAGAACCTCGTGTTCTGGATGAGCGGCTATCGCGAGTCGGCCACCGCGCGCACCTCGAACCTGGTGGGCAAGACGACCCTCGAGCCCCGTGGCAAGCAGGACGTGGTCGAGACGTTGTTCGTCGACATCGGCGACTTCGTCGGCCAGCGCAAGCCGGGCGTCTACGAGGTGCATATCCGCGACAAGAACTCGAACTCGCGCGACACCGCCAGGCTCCTCTTGACCGACATCAACTTGTTGGCCAAACGCAGCGCCAAAAAGCCCGACGCGTCGTGGAGCGACGAGGTGTTCGTGTGGGCGGTCGACATGCACACGAGCCGGCCCAAGCGCGGCGTCGACGTCAAGCTTATCCGCCAGAGCGGCTTTGTGATGGCGCGCTGCAAGACGGGGCGCAAGGGCACGTGCCGGCTCGACGTGCCCAAGAAAGACGTCGACCCGAACGCGCCGTTTGCGATCGTCGCTTCGAAGGGCGACGACGTCACCTACCTGAAGTACGGCGAACTCGAGACTCAGTTGACCGGGGCGGACACCGGCGGGGAGCCGTACCTGTCGCCCAAGCCGTACCGCGCGGCGGTCTACGGCGACCGCGACCTGTATCGGCCGGCCGAGGAAGTCCACCTGGTCGGGGTGCTCCGAAACCACGGCCAGCGTGCCCCCAAAAAGGGCCTGCCCGTCGAGTACGAGCTGTTCGACGCCCGAGGACGTACCGCCGAGTCGGGGGTGGTCGAGACCAACGAGGCCGGAGTGATCGCGGTCGATTACCAGTTGTCGGACATCAGCCCGACCGGCCGCTGGCGTTTGCGCCTGCTGGTGGGCAAAAAGCGTGTCGCCCAGCACGACTTTTACGTCGAGGAGTTCGTCCCCGAGCGTATGGAGGTCGATGTCGAGGCGCTGTCGGAGGCGTTCTATCCGGAAGATGACGCCAAGTTCGGGGTGCACGCGCGCTACCTGTTCGGCGCGTCGGCCAAAGGGAGCAACGTCGAATTGCGGTGCCGGCTCGAGCCCAAAACCTTCCAGCCGGCCGGCTTCGAAGGCTACAAATTCGGCCCGGCGGCCTTCGAGGATGCCGACCACCGTGCCGTCGACCTGGGCAAAGCGGTGGGCACCATCGGCGACGACGACATCGCCACGCTCGACTGCCCGGAAGTCGACGTGGCCGGCTCGACGGGAGGCCGGATCGTGGCGACGGCGTCGGTCTTCGAGGCCGGCAGCGGTCGCACGACCGACGAGCAGGCCAGCGCCTGGTTCCACCCGACGCATTACTATATCGGGCTGAAAGCGGACGTGCAGAAGGTCGAGGACGGCAAGCCGGTGACGATCAATGGCGTGGTGGTCACCCCCGACGGCAAGCCGTACAAGGAGGCCGACGAGGTCGAACTCGAGATCGTCAACCTGCTGCGCAACTACTCGTGGTACTACCACCGCTCGCGGGGCAGCCACAGCCGGCGCTCGCGCTGGCAGCCGCTGATCACCGAGACCAAGAAGGTTGCCGTCCAAGACGGCAAATTCGAGCTGCAAATCACGCCCCACGAGGTGCGCGACGGGTTCGCCGTGCGGGCACGCTCGGGCAAGGCCGAGACGGCGCTGCAACTCGAGACGAACCGGCGCTACTACTGGTCTTGGTGGCGTTCTCGCCGCAACAACAGCCGCACCGAGCGCGTCGAAGATCCGACCCAGCTCGAGATCGAGGGGCCCGACGAGATTCAAGTCGGAAAGCGCCACACCATTCGGTTTAACTCGCCGTACAAGGGCCGCGCGCTGCTGACGCTGGAGACCCACCGGGTGGTCGAGCACGACTGGAAGGAGGTCGAACCGGGCGAAAATACCTGGACGTTCACCCTCGACGAGCGGGTGCCCAACGCCTATGCGACGGTCTTTCTCATCAAAGATCCGCACCTCGATTCGAAGATGGCCTTTTTGCCCGAGCGCGCTTTCGGGGCCAAGTCGCTGGCCGTCGATCGCTCCCCGTACCGGCACAAGCTCGAGGTGGCAGCGCCCAAAGAGGTGCGGCCGAACAGTCGCCTGGAGGTGGTCGTCGACGCCGGCAAGCTGCGCGAGCCGATGTATGTGACGGTGGCGGCGGTCGACGAGGGCATCTTGTCGCTCAACAACTACGAGACGCCGGATCTGACCGACCAACTCATCGCCAAGCGGGCGCTGGGGGTGACGACCTTCGACACCGTCGGCTGGAACGTGCAGATGCCCGAGGCGGGACAGAATGGGCCTCCCGGCGGCGGCTCGGGTGAGGGCGGCTCGCATCACACCGGGCGCATCATGCCGGTCAAGCCGGTGGCGCTGTGGTCGGGGCTGGTCAAATTGCCCCGGAGCGGGCGCAAGACGATCGCGTTCGACGTGCCCAACTACCGCGGCGAGCTGCGCGTGATGGCGATCGCGGCGACGAATAAGAAGGTCGCCTCGACCGAAACGGCGGTCAAAGTGCGCGACCCGCTCTCCATCCAGACGACCACGCCGCGGTTTTTGACCGCCGGCGACACGGTCCAGATTCCGGTCTTTGTGACCAACACGACCGGCAAGGCGCAGAAGGTCGAGGTCGCGATCGACGCCGAGGCGATCGAACTTCCCGGCAGCACCTTCTTGGACGAGCTGCTCGCCCCGGTCGCCTTCAAGGCTGACACCAAGAGCGCGACCGTCGCCGATGGTGAGTCGCACACCTTCGTGTTCGAGGCGAAGACGAGGGCGCGTTCGGGAGGCGCGCGTTTCAAGGTCGTTGCCAGGGGAGAGGGGATCCGCTCGACGGACCAGACCCAACTTCCCATCCACCCGAAGCAGCCGCGCGAGCGCCTCATCCAGAGCATCAAGCTCGAGGATGGCAAGACCGACCTGTCCAAGCACTTGAAAGGCTGGGAGCGCCACACCGAGCGGTCGACTCTGTGGGTGAGCCACATTCCGTACGGGCGAGCGTTCGACCACCTCAAATACTTGGTGCGCTACCCGTACGGATGCGTCGAGCAGACGAGTTCGTCGACGCGGCCGATGCTCTTTTTGTCCGAGTTGATGCGCGCGGCCGACCCGGAGGGCGCCTACTCCAAAGAGCAGATCGACGAGCGGGTCGAAGCTGGGGTCAACCGACTCTTGTCGATGCAGACCTCTCAGGGCGGATTCGGCTACTGGCCCGGGGCGCGTCGGCCGGATGTGTGGGGGACGACCATCGCCACGCACACGCTGCTCGACGCCAAAAAGGCAGGCTACGACATCCCCCAGGAGCGCCTCGACGATGCGCTCGAGTGGCTGCGAAATCAGGTCGACAACAAGAACTATCGCTGGGCGAACGGCTATACGCAGTATGTGCTCGCGCTGACCGGCCGGGCTAATAAAGGAACGATTCGGCGGGCGATCGACCGCTACGAGGCGAAGACGCGCGGCTGGAAGTCCGAGCAGCTCTACCTGCTCAAGGCCGCGTTGTACTTGGCCGGCGACCGCCGCTACGAGGACGACCTCAAGAGCCCGCGGTTGGACGCCGACAGCGGTGAGCGCACCTCGTGGCGAAGCTACTACTCCGACCTTCGCCGAAAGGGCTTCCAGCTCAACGTTTTCGTCGACTTGTTCGGCCACGATGCGGCCGGCGAGCCGCTGATGAAGGCTGTCGCCAGGGGGCTGAGCGAGCACGGCTACGGTCGCTACAACACCCAGGAGGTCACCTGGGGCGTCACCGGACTCGGCAAATGGTCGAAGACCGGGTCGAACGGCATCAAGCGCGCCGTTTTGAAGGCCGACGGCAAAAAGGTGCCCGCGGCGGTCAATAACAGCCACGGAGTGAGCTGGTCGCTGGCGCGAGCGGCGGATTTCGGCTCGCTTGAAATCGACGTGCAGTCGAAGGGTCGGAAGACCGACGGTCGCAAGAAGGGCGAGTTGTATCTGGTGATCAGCAGCGAGGGCGTGCGCCGAAAGCCGACGGTCTCGTACGGCGGCAAAGGTCTGGAGGTCTCGCGTGAGTTTTTGGGGACGGACGGTCAGGCGCTCGACAAGAGCGCCCACCGGCTGGGCGACTTGGCCTACGTGCGCCTGACGGTCAAAAACACGTCGGGAAGGTCGCAGCAAAATATCGCGCTGGTCGACCGCGTGCCGGCCGGCTGGGAGATCCAGAACCCGCGACACAACAAGAACCATAGGGCGCTTCGGGCGCTGTACTCCAAGCGCACGTGGAGCCGCGACTACATGGACGTGCGCGACTCCAAGATTGCGATCTTCGGCAACCTCAGCCGCTACGAGGAGGCCCAGGTGGTCTACCCGGTGCGCGCCACACTCGCCGGGGAGTTCACCGTGCCGTCGGTGCACGCCGAGTCGATGTACGACGCCGACGTGTGGGCGCGAAAGAAGCGGGAGAGCATTACGGTCAAAGGACCGTGGTCTGGGTTGGTGGATTGA
- the rtcR gene encoding RNA repair transcriptional activator RtcR, with product MTRRKTVMIGMVGVQLDSGVGPGRWERWRPTVNACRYPDLIVDRFELLHERDYTALAETLADDIVSVSPQTEVRRHVFDVDDPWDFEQVFGQLHDFSKSYAFDLDREDYLLHMTTGTHVHQICMFLLAESRHLPARLLQSSPPPKKRRTEPGTYRVIDLDLSKYDQLAARFESEHAAAMSLLKAGIQTRDADFNALIERIERVALASTAPILLTGPTGAGKTMLARRIFELAHSRKMVTGDFVEVNCATLRGDGAMSALFGHRRGAFTGAIEAREGLLKRADGGVIFLDEIGELGADEQAMLLRALESGRFLPVGADTEVESDFQLIAGSNRDLDAAVRDGDFREDLLARINLWHFRLPALAERPADIAPNVDFELAEYTRKSGRKVSFNRAARERFLQFATSPAATWRGNFRDLNASITRMATLAPGGRIDEATVEDEIARLQRAWQGRAQEGDKEKFLRRLMGEEAFAELDRFDRVQLADVVHVCRECQTLSEAGRRLFAVSREQKKSNNDADRPSKYLARFGLRFSDIKALRR from the coding sequence ATGACCCGACGTAAGACCGTCATGATCGGCATGGTCGGGGTCCAGCTCGACTCGGGCGTGGGCCCCGGCCGCTGGGAGCGTTGGCGACCGACCGTCAACGCGTGCAGGTACCCCGACCTCATCGTCGACCGCTTCGAGCTGTTGCACGAGCGAGATTACACCGCGCTCGCCGAGACCCTCGCCGACGACATCGTGTCGGTCTCGCCCCAGACCGAGGTGCGCCGACACGTCTTCGACGTCGACGACCCGTGGGACTTCGAGCAGGTCTTCGGCCAATTGCACGACTTCTCGAAGTCGTACGCGTTCGACCTCGACCGCGAGGACTACCTGCTGCACATGACCACGGGCACCCACGTCCACCAGATCTGCATGTTCCTGCTGGCCGAATCGCGCCACCTGCCCGCCCGCCTCCTGCAGAGCTCTCCGCCCCCCAAAAAACGCCGCACCGAGCCGGGCACCTACCGGGTGATCGACCTCGACCTGTCCAAATACGACCAGCTCGCCGCGCGCTTCGAGAGCGAGCACGCCGCCGCGATGAGCCTGCTCAAGGCGGGCATCCAGACGCGCGACGCCGACTTCAACGCGCTCATCGAGCGCATCGAGCGCGTCGCGCTGGCCTCGACCGCGCCGATTTTGCTCACCGGCCCCACCGGCGCCGGCAAGACGATGCTCGCCCGGCGCATCTTCGAGCTTGCCCACAGCCGCAAGATGGTCACCGGCGACTTTGTCGAGGTCAACTGCGCCACCCTGCGCGGCGACGGCGCCATGTCGGCGCTCTTCGGCCACCGCCGCGGCGCGTTCACCGGCGCCATCGAGGCGCGCGAAGGCCTGCTCAAGCGGGCCGACGGCGGCGTCATCTTTCTCGACGAGATCGGCGAGCTCGGCGCCGACGAGCAGGCGATGCTCCTGCGCGCGCTCGAATCGGGTCGCTTCCTGCCCGTGGGCGCCGACACGGAGGTCGAGAGCGACTTCCAGCTCATCGCCGGCAGCAACCGCGACCTCGACGCCGCCGTGCGCGACGGCGACTTTCGCGAGGACCTGCTCGCCCGCATCAACCTGTGGCATTTTCGCCTGCCCGCCCTCGCCGAGCGCCCCGCCGACATCGCGCCCAACGTCGACTTCGAGCTGGCCGAGTACACCCGCAAGAGCGGCCGCAAGGTGAGCTTCAACCGCGCCGCCCGCGAGCGTTTCCTGCAATTTGCGACCTCGCCGGCGGCGACCTGGCGCGGCAACTTCCGCGACCTGAACGCCTCCATCACCCGCATGGCCACGCTCGCCCCGGGCGGACGCATCGACGAGGCGACGGTGGAGGACGAGATCGCGCGCCTGCAGCGCGCCTGGCAGGGGCGTGCGCAAGAAGGCGATAAGGAGAAGTTCCTGCGTAGGCTGATGGGCGAGGAGGCGTTCGCCGAACTCGACCGCTTCGATCGCGTCCAGCTCGCCGACGTGGTGCACGTGTGCAGGGAGTGTCAGACGTTGTCAGAGGCCGGAAGGCGGCTCTTCGCGGTGTCGCGCGAGCAGAAGAAGTCGAACAACGACGCCGATCGGCCGTCGAAATACCTCGCGCGCTTCGGCTTGCGCTTTTCCGACATCAAGGCGTTGAGGCGCTGA
- a CDS encoding RtcB family protein, translated as MRGSELKQMGYPEGNTTTLALNLVGKACESGWDVDDVRDVLEKLVEEPGEYAEHEIFGELAEAIGERVLFRERDEPAPWKQWGSDLDPAAIGQLENACRLPVSVAGALMPDAHRGYGLPIGGVLATEGAVIPYAVGVDIACRMKMTVFDAPPSALEHDKEHLSKIIEDETRFGIGAYFDKPHDHEVMDRDWGVSPVTRRLKEKARYQLGSSGSGNHFAEWGVLTLADDALGVKKGQYLALLTHSGSRGVGASVANHYSKLAREWHPELPKELQHLAWLELDSELGQEYWAAMSLMGEYAAANHAVMHREIVEALGAEVVADVENHHNFAWKEEHDGREVVVHRKGATPAGKGVLGVIPGSMAEPGFVVRGKGEATSLESAAHGAGRVMSRRQAKREISWKDVQAELDASGVTLLSADLDEAPDVYKDIESVMSHQDDLVEIVARFDPKIVKMAPPGEPPED; from the coding sequence ATGCGAGGCAGCGAATTGAAGCAGATGGGCTACCCCGAGGGGAACACGACCACCCTGGCGCTGAACCTGGTGGGCAAGGCCTGCGAGTCGGGCTGGGACGTCGACGACGTGCGCGACGTGCTCGAGAAGCTCGTCGAGGAGCCGGGCGAGTACGCCGAACACGAGATCTTCGGCGAGCTCGCCGAGGCGATCGGTGAGCGCGTGCTCTTCCGTGAGCGCGACGAGCCGGCGCCCTGGAAGCAGTGGGGCTCGGATCTCGACCCGGCCGCCATCGGCCAGCTCGAGAACGCCTGCCGTTTGCCCGTGTCCGTCGCCGGCGCGCTCATGCCCGACGCCCACCGCGGCTACGGGCTGCCCATCGGGGGCGTGCTCGCCACCGAGGGGGCGGTGATTCCCTACGCCGTTGGCGTCGACATCGCCTGCCGTATGAAGATGACCGTCTTCGACGCGCCGCCCTCGGCGCTCGAGCACGACAAGGAGCACTTGTCGAAGATCATCGAGGACGAGACGCGCTTTGGTATCGGCGCCTACTTCGACAAGCCCCACGACCACGAGGTCATGGACCGCGACTGGGGCGTCTCGCCGGTGACGCGTCGGCTCAAGGAGAAGGCGCGCTACCAGCTCGGCTCGAGCGGCTCGGGCAACCACTTCGCCGAGTGGGGTGTGTTGACGCTCGCCGACGACGCTCTGGGCGTCAAAAAGGGCCAGTACCTGGCGCTGTTGACCCACAGCGGCAGCCGCGGGGTGGGCGCGTCGGTGGCGAACCACTACTCGAAGCTCGCCCGCGAGTGGCACCCCGAGCTGCCCAAGGAGCTGCAGCACCTGGCGTGGCTCGAGCTCGACAGTGAGCTCGGCCAGGAGTACTGGGCGGCGATGAGCCTCATGGGTGAGTACGCCGCGGCGAACCACGCGGTCATGCACCGCGAGATCGTCGAGGCGTTGGGCGCCGAGGTGGTGGCCGACGTCGAGAACCACCATAACTTCGCCTGGAAGGAGGAGCACGACGGCCGCGAGGTGGTCGTGCACCGCAAGGGCGCCACGCCCGCGGGCAAAGGCGTGCTCGGGGTCATCCCCGGGTCGATGGCCGAGCCGGGCTTCGTGGTCCGCGGCAAGGGCGAGGCGACCTCGCTCGAGAGCGCCGCGCACGGCGCCGGGCGCGTGATGTCGCGTCGTCAGGCCAAGCGTGAGATCTCTTGGAAGGACGTGCAGGCCGAGCTCGACGCGTCGGGCGTGACCCTGCTGTCGGCCGACCTGGACGAAGCGCCCGACGTCTACAAGGACATCGAATCGGTGATGAGCCACCAGGACGACCTGGTCGAGATCGTCGCGCGCTTCGACCCCAAGATTGTGAAGATGGCGCCTCCTGGTGAGCCGCCGGAGGATTGA